One region of Thunnus albacares chromosome 20, fThuAlb1.1, whole genome shotgun sequence genomic DNA includes:
- the LOC122971278 gene encoding C1q-related factor-like, whose product MLVLVLVVLIPVLVSSVGSGGIDDSGSHYEMLGTCRMVCDPFPSTGTTGTGVHAGTDTATTGLQVDNEADLSDHSIGPPLPTYSAHGPQGKPGRPGKPGPPGPPGEPGPPGPKGPPGDGVDIVRTGILGLGGKGAVSTTTYNTTPRVAFYAGLRNPQEGYDILRFDDVVTNIGGNYEGATGKFTCKIPGTYFFIYNVLMRGGDGTSMWADLIKNGLVRASAIAQDQDQSYDYASNSVILHLDAGDEVFIKLDGGKAHGGNSNKYSTFSGFILYAD is encoded by the exons ATGCTGGTCCTGGTTTTGGTGGTCCTCATCCCTGTGCTGGTCAGCTCCGTTGGCTCAGGTGGCATAGATGACAGCGGGAGCCACTATGAGATGCTGGGTACCTGCCGCATGGTTTGTGACCCCTTCCCCAGCACGGGCACAACTGGCACAGGTGTGCACGCGGGCACAGATACAGCAACCACAGGCCTACAGGTGGACAACGAGGCAGATCTGAGTGATCACAGCATCGGCCCACCACTGCCTACTTACAGTGCTCATGGCCCACAAGGGAAACCAGGACGTCCGGGCAAGCCTGGACCCCCAGGACCCCCTGGAGAGCCAGGTCCACCAGGACCTAAGGGACCACCAGGAGATGGTGTGGACATAGTACGGACTGGGATACTAGGTTTAGGGGGTAAGGGGGCAGTTAGCACCACCACCTACAACACCACGCCTCGGGTGGCATTTTACGCAGGACTACGAAACCCTCAAGAAGGTTACGACATTCTGCGCTTTGATGACGTGGTGACTAACATTGGTGGTAACTATGAGGGCGCAACGGGCAAGTTCACCTGTAAGATCCCTGGCACCTACTTTTTCATCTACAATGTGCTGATGAGGGGAGGAGATGGCACCAGCATGTGGGCTGACCTGATCAAGAATGGTCTG GTCAGGGCCAGTGCCATTGCCCAAGACCAGGACCAGAGTTATGATTACGCCAGCAACAGTGTCATCCTTCATTTGGATGCAGGTGATGAGGTTTTCATAAAACTGGATGGGGGCAAGGCTCACGGGGGCAACAGCAACAAATATAGCACCTTCTCAGGGTTCATCCTCTATGCCGACTGA